The Candidatus Poribacteria bacterium nucleotide sequence ACTTGCGCCCCGAACGGAGGTCTCCTTCCGCCGGCGTGAACGTCGCGGTCGTGCCAGACACCGCAACCGTTCCTTCGACGGTTCCCGTCACGTCCTTCTTGATGGCATCTGGTAGGGACTCGAACGACACGCTAATCTCGGCGCTCGTCACGTCTTCGCTGAATGTGACGGTGATCGCGTTGACCCCCGTCGCGACGGCGTCCGGGTATCCACCTTCGCCCTGCGGGATCTCCTGGCCGTCGCTCGGGCTCACCGCCGTGACCTCTGGAGCCGTCTTGTCCTCGTAGGTGTAGGTCACCGACTCGGCGGCGCGCTTCTCTTTAGGATTGACGACCGTGACCTGCACGGAGCCAATCGCCCCGGCCGGAACGGTCGCGGTCAACTGGGTGGCGCTCGTCACGTTCGCGGGCACCAGCTTTCCGCCGAAGTCGACTTGCGCACCCACCTTGAAGTTCGAGCCGGTGATCGTCACTGTGTTCCCGCCGCCTTCGGGCCCGCTCGTCGGACTGATGCCCTGAACCACCGGCGTCGGGTTGCAGGCTGCGACCGTCAGCAGCAGCGCGAGAAGCGATACGAGGGATGCAAGGGACGCCGTCTTCCTCATCGTGGACTCCTTGGATGGCGACGGGAACCAGCTCAGCAACGCTTGTGAAGTCGAAGGTCGGTCGATGTCCAGGAACCGTCTGACGCTGGCTCTCCTGCACCGACGGTCAAACGTCGGCGCTGGCCTGCCTGGCTTGCCAAGTATAAGATGGATTTCGATTGCCGTCAACGACGGGTTCCGCTCGTGACGCCCAGACTCGACGGGATCGTCGACGGTTCGACCATTTCGTCGAGCCGCGAC carries:
- a CDS encoding LysM peptidoglycan-binding domain-containing protein produces the protein MPRGRTPVFTGFPGLGGVAARRNGRTVDDPVESGRHERNPSLTAIEIHLILGKPGRPAPTFDRRCRRASVRRFLDIDRPSTSQALLSWFPSPSKESTMRKTASLASLVSLLALLLTVAACNPTPVVQGISPTSGPEGGGNTVTITGSNFKVGAQVDFGGKLVPANVTSATQLTATVPAGAIGSVQVTVVNPKEKRAAESVTYTYEDKTAPEVTAVSPSDGQEIPQGEGGYPDAVATGVNAITVTFSEDVTSAEISVSFESLPDAIKKDVTGTVEGTVAVSGTTATFTPAEGDLRSGRKYSVTASGTDAAGNKSDMSTTSFSIATPQRVHYYTVKAGDTLKSIAARPDTYDDENMATRILRVNQDYTELNRNNLKPGLRLILHW